Proteins from a genomic interval of Synechococcus sp. A15-28:
- the rpsN gene encoding 30S ribosomal protein S14, giving the protein MAKKSMIARDVKRKKMAERYGAKRAALMAAFNAAEDPMDRLEIHRKIQALPRNSAPSRIRNRCWATGKPRGYYRDFGLCRNQFRERAHKGELPGVVKSSW; this is encoded by the coding sequence ATGGCCAAGAAGTCGATGATCGCCCGCGACGTCAAGCGCAAGAAGATGGCCGAGCGCTATGGGGCCAAGCGTGCAGCGCTGATGGCGGCGTTCAATGCAGCCGAGGATCCGATGGATCGTCTGGAGATTCACCGCAAGATTCAGGCGCTACCCCGCAACAGTGCCCCCAGCCGCATCCGCAACCGTTGCTGGGCCACAGGCAAACCCCGGGGTTATTACCGCGATTTCGGCCTGTGCCGCAATCAGTTCCGCGAGCGGGCACACAAAGGCGAGCTGCCCGGCGTGGTGAAGTCCAGCTGGTGA
- a CDS encoding polyribonucleotide nucleotidyltransferase — protein sequence MQGQTQSISFDGREIRLTTGRFAPQAGGSVLVECGDTAVLVTATRSSGREGIDFLPLICDYEERLYAAGRIPGSYQRREGRPPERATLTARLIDRPMRPLFPGWLRDDLQVVATCLSLDERVPADVLAVTGASIATLLAGIPFNGPMAAVRVGLLGDDFVLNPSYREMERGDLDLIVAGTPEGVVMVEAGGNQLPEQDVIEAIDFGYEAICELIKAQEQLLKDLGIEQVKPETPQQDSTLPAYLEKQCTKAISEVLKKFEQTKDERDKALDAIKAEAAETIAGLKEDDAVRVAIASNSKLLGNSFKALTKTLMRQQILKDGKRVDGRALDEVRAISAMAGVLPRRVHGSGLFQRGLTQVLSTATLGTPSDAQEMDDLHPSTEKLYLHHYNFPPYSVGETRPMRSPGRREIGHGALAERAILPVLPAKDTFPYVVRVVSEVLSSNGSTSMGSVCGSTLSLMDAGVPLKAPVSGAAMGLIKEGDDIRILTDIQGIEDFLGDMDFKVAGSEKGITALQMDMKVTGLPVKTIAEAINQARPARLHILEKMLEAIDTPREGLSPHAPRLLSFRIDPELIGTVIGPGGRTIKGITERTNTKIDIEDSGIVTIASHDGAAADEAQKIIEGLTRKVNEGEVFSGSITRIIPIGAFVEILPGKEGMIHISQLSEARVEKVEDVVKVGDEVTVRVREIDNRGRINLTLRGVPQSGDGSGDEPQPTPVAPLS from the coding sequence GTGCAAGGACAAACCCAGTCGATCTCCTTTGACGGACGTGAGATTCGACTGACCACCGGACGATTTGCCCCCCAGGCGGGCGGATCCGTTCTCGTTGAATGTGGCGATACCGCCGTCCTCGTGACCGCCACCCGCTCCAGCGGACGCGAAGGCATCGATTTTCTGCCTTTGATCTGTGATTACGAGGAGCGGCTGTACGCCGCAGGGCGGATCCCCGGCAGCTACCAACGCCGTGAAGGTCGGCCCCCTGAGCGCGCCACCCTCACAGCCCGTCTGATTGACCGGCCGATGCGGCCGTTGTTCCCTGGGTGGCTCCGGGATGACCTTCAGGTGGTGGCCACCTGTCTTTCTCTGGACGAACGGGTCCCGGCGGATGTGCTGGCGGTGACCGGTGCCTCCATTGCCACACTGCTGGCGGGCATCCCCTTCAACGGCCCGATGGCGGCCGTGCGGGTGGGCCTCCTCGGCGATGACTTCGTCCTCAATCCGAGCTACCGCGAGATGGAACGCGGGGATCTTGATCTGATCGTCGCCGGCACCCCGGAAGGTGTGGTGATGGTGGAGGCGGGAGGCAACCAGTTGCCCGAGCAGGATGTCATCGAGGCGATCGACTTCGGTTATGAAGCGATCTGCGAACTGATCAAAGCCCAGGAGCAACTGCTGAAGGATCTGGGTATCGAGCAGGTGAAGCCCGAGACGCCTCAACAGGACTCCACGTTGCCGGCTTACCTGGAGAAACAGTGCACCAAAGCCATCAGCGAGGTGCTCAAGAAATTCGAACAGACCAAGGACGAGCGTGACAAAGCCCTCGATGCCATCAAGGCTGAAGCCGCTGAAACCATCGCTGGGCTGAAGGAGGATGACGCCGTCCGTGTGGCGATCGCCTCCAATTCGAAGCTGCTCGGCAACAGCTTCAAGGCGCTGACCAAAACCCTGATGCGTCAGCAGATCCTCAAGGACGGCAAGCGGGTGGACGGTCGCGCCCTTGATGAGGTGCGTGCGATCAGTGCCATGGCTGGGGTGTTACCTCGACGGGTACACGGCTCAGGTTTGTTCCAGCGTGGTCTGACCCAGGTGCTCTCCACCGCCACCCTGGGCACCCCCAGCGATGCCCAGGAGATGGATGACCTCCATCCCAGCACCGAGAAGCTGTACTTGCACCACTACAACTTCCCGCCGTACTCCGTCGGCGAGACCCGGCCGATGCGCTCTCCTGGACGCCGTGAAATCGGCCATGGTGCCCTGGCTGAACGGGCCATCCTTCCTGTGCTTCCCGCCAAAGACACCTTCCCCTATGTGGTGCGGGTGGTGAGTGAGGTGCTCAGTTCCAATGGCTCCACGTCGATGGGATCCGTCTGCGGCAGCACCCTGTCGCTGATGGATGCCGGCGTGCCCCTCAAGGCACCGGTGAGCGGTGCCGCCATGGGCCTGATCAAGGAGGGCGACGACATCCGCATCCTCACCGACATCCAGGGCATTGAGGATTTCCTCGGCGACATGGACTTCAAGGTGGCCGGCAGCGAAAAGGGCATCACCGCCCTGCAGATGGACATGAAGGTCACCGGTCTGCCGGTGAAAACGATCGCCGAGGCGATCAATCAGGCCCGTCCAGCCCGTCTGCACATCCTTGAAAAGATGCTGGAGGCGATCGACACGCCCCGCGAGGGCCTCTCCCCCCATGCCCCGCGTCTGCTGAGCTTCCGGATCGATCCTGAGCTGATCGGCACAGTGATCGGCCCCGGCGGCCGCACGATCAAAGGCATCACTGAGCGCACCAACACCAAAATCGATATCGAGGACAGCGGCATTGTCACCATCGCCTCCCATGACGGAGCGGCGGCCGATGAAGCTCAGAAGATCATCGAAGGCCTCACCCGCAAAGTGAACGAGGGCGAGGTGTTCTCCGGATCGATCACGCGGATCATCCCCATCGGTGCTTTCGTCGAGATCCTTCCCGGCAAGGAAGGCATGATCCACATCTCCCAGCTGTCAGAAGCCCGGGTGGAGAAGGTGGAAGACGTTGTGAAGGTGGGTGACGAGGTCACCGTTCGCGTGCGCGAAATCGACAATCGCGGCCGGATCAATCTCACCCTCCGGGGCGTGCCCCAGAGCGGCGATGGCTCCGGGGACGAGCCTCAGCCCACCCCGGTGGCCCCCCTGAGCTGA
- a CDS encoding 3'(2'),5'-bisphosphate nucleotidase CysQ, with translation MMPSSAVLPVGVSQDALLSELRRLSWGAADILRAYARGEQPPHGFPKALSVDDGGEGPVSAADLAVNQWLLDGLSAAFPKADWTLLSEETAKDQLTEGQPVPAEWLWILDPLDGTKDFLQGTGEYAVHLALVLGQRPVIGVVLLPEADELWIGIVGEGAWCEDRQGQRSPVRFSPRTAVSDLILVASRSHRDDRLVKLIDALELGGSKAVGSVGFKVATILRGETDLYVSLSGRSAPKDWDMAAPEAVLLAAGGRFTHADQTNLTYNTGDVRQAGCLIASHGKAHAELGERATRAMAEIDPGFQV, from the coding sequence ATGATGCCAAGCTCTGCCGTTCTGCCCGTCGGCGTCAGCCAGGACGCTCTGTTGTCGGAACTCCGACGCCTCAGCTGGGGTGCCGCCGACATCCTGCGGGCTTACGCACGGGGAGAGCAACCGCCCCATGGGTTCCCCAAAGCCCTGAGCGTCGATGACGGCGGAGAAGGCCCCGTGTCCGCAGCTGATCTGGCGGTGAATCAATGGCTGCTGGATGGGCTGTCAGCTGCGTTCCCAAAGGCCGACTGGACCCTGCTCAGTGAAGAGACGGCCAAGGACCAGCTCACGGAAGGCCAACCCGTGCCGGCCGAGTGGCTTTGGATTCTCGATCCCCTCGATGGCACCAAGGATTTTCTGCAGGGCACGGGGGAATATGCCGTTCACCTGGCTCTGGTACTGGGTCAGCGGCCCGTGATCGGGGTGGTGCTGCTGCCGGAGGCCGACGAACTCTGGATCGGCATCGTTGGCGAAGGCGCCTGGTGTGAGGACCGCCAAGGGCAGCGTTCCCCCGTGCGGTTCAGCCCACGCACGGCGGTGTCGGATCTGATCCTCGTGGCCAGCCGCAGTCACCGCGACGACCGCTTGGTGAAGCTCATCGACGCCCTCGAGCTCGGCGGATCCAAGGCGGTTGGCAGCGTTGGCTTCAAGGTCGCCACGATCCTGCGCGGTGAGACCGACCTCTACGTGTCCCTGTCGGGTCGCAGTGCCCCCAAGGATTGGGACATGGCGGCCCCGGAAGCGGTGTTGCTGGCGGCAGGAGGCCGGTTCACCCACGCCGATCAGACCAACCTGACGTACAACACAGGTGATGTCCGTCAGGCCGGTTGCCTGATCGCCAGCCATGGAAAAGCCCACGCCGAGCTCGGAGAGCGTGCGACGCGGGCCATGGCCGAGATCGATCCCGGCTTTCAGGTGTGA
- the rsmI gene encoding 16S rRNA (cytidine(1402)-2'-O)-methyltransferase — protein MQRDEPASGCLYLVGTPIGHLGDLSPRAKAVLAGATVIACEDTRHSGQLLSTLQAKGRKLSFHQHNTRTRLPQLLQALSDGDSVAVISDAGLPGISDPGEELAAQARCAGFEVICVPGPCAATTALVSSGLPSGRFCFEGFLPVKGKERRQRLEQIATEPRTTVLYEAPHRLLPLLQSLAEHCGSERPLQVARELTKRHEQQVGPTIAAALDHFQSLRPQGEFTLVLGGCPEQAPSEPDDQELLARLQQRIGEGASPSDAARQLAIETGISRRRLYSLLHQDPSE, from the coding sequence ATGCAGCGGGATGAGCCTGCCTCCGGATGCCTGTATCTGGTGGGCACACCGATCGGTCATCTTGGTGACCTGTCTCCGCGGGCCAAGGCGGTGCTGGCTGGGGCGACCGTGATCGCCTGTGAAGACACGCGCCACAGCGGTCAGCTGCTCAGCACTCTTCAGGCCAAGGGACGAAAACTGTCCTTCCACCAGCACAACACCCGCACCCGTCTGCCGCAGCTGCTGCAGGCGCTGAGCGATGGCGACAGTGTGGCGGTGATCAGCGATGCCGGCCTTCCCGGCATCAGCGACCCAGGCGAGGAGCTGGCAGCGCAGGCCCGTTGCGCAGGCTTTGAGGTGATCTGCGTCCCTGGTCCTTGTGCCGCCACCACAGCCCTCGTCAGCAGTGGACTTCCCAGCGGTCGCTTCTGCTTCGAGGGATTCCTGCCGGTCAAAGGAAAGGAACGTCGACAGCGTCTGGAACAGATCGCCACAGAGCCGAGAACAACCGTGCTCTATGAAGCACCGCATCGGCTGCTGCCGCTCCTGCAAAGCCTGGCGGAGCACTGTGGTTCCGAACGCCCTCTGCAGGTGGCGCGGGAACTGACCAAGCGACACGAACAGCAGGTGGGACCCACCATTGCGGCTGCGCTGGATCACTTTCAGTCCCTGCGCCCCCAGGGGGAATTCACCCTTGTGCTCGGGGGCTGTCCAGAGCAAGCACCGTCAGAACCCGACGACCAGGAGCTGTTGGCACGGCTGCAGCAACGGATCGGTGAAGGGGCGAGCCCCAGTGATGCAGCTCGGCAACTTGCCATCGAAACCGGCATCAGTCGTCGACGCTTGTATTCCCTGCTTCACCAGGACCCGTCAGAATGA
- a CDS encoding helix-turn-helix domain-containing protein, with protein sequence MAPRRLSESEKQDLVGRYKAGESTAALAEAFGCSPNTVTRTVKALLPPEAYAALKASRQKTGTITPTPTVAPAAEEESSVDAVQDEDNDEGASTLALDDADDFGEDTDEVNDEEGSTEDDVSAASQTFTELVPLVGVADLSDRVPVEVQPLLPGCLPNSVYMLVDKVVELDARPLRDFPELGHLEESELDREGLLLYGNPRAAKRQCGRSQRVIKVPDTAVFERTSEYLLARGITRLVMDGSLIALDAEAQG encoded by the coding sequence ATGGCCCCACGTCGTCTCAGCGAAAGCGAGAAGCAGGACCTGGTGGGTCGTTACAAGGCGGGAGAGTCCACCGCTGCCCTTGCGGAGGCCTTTGGCTGCAGCCCAAACACCGTGACGCGCACGGTGAAGGCGTTGCTGCCCCCAGAGGCCTATGCCGCTCTCAAGGCCAGTCGCCAGAAGACCGGAACAATCACACCAACGCCAACGGTTGCTCCTGCCGCGGAAGAGGAGTCATCGGTTGATGCGGTGCAGGACGAAGACAACGATGAGGGCGCTTCAACACTGGCATTGGACGATGCCGACGACTTCGGTGAAGACACCGATGAGGTGAATGACGAGGAAGGGAGTACGGAGGACGATGTCTCCGCAGCGAGCCAGACCTTCACTGAACTTGTGCCTTTGGTGGGGGTGGCTGATCTCAGTGATCGGGTTCCAGTGGAGGTGCAGCCGCTGCTACCAGGGTGTCTGCCGAACAGCGTCTACATGCTTGTCGACAAGGTGGTGGAGCTGGATGCCAGGCCGCTGCGCGACTTCCCAGAGCTTGGTCACCTCGAGGAGTCTGAGCTCGACCGTGAGGGCCTGCTTCTGTACGGCAATCCCCGAGCCGCCAAGCGCCAGTGCGGTCGTAGTCAGCGGGTGATCAAAGTGCCGGACACGGCCGTGTTCGAACGCACGAGCGAATACTTGCTGGCGCGAGGGATCACCCGTCTGGTCATGGATGGCAGCCTGATCGCGCTGGATGCAGAGGCTCAGGGCTGA
- a CDS encoding DUF6882 domain-containing protein, whose protein sequence is MPISFDQFIEQSALELSEKQAAFNSTFQAAVGNNSRYEYDLVEGWIKFVDIKTNKELLKYKIASVGSYNTIRGTWQWAWAKKERTKEEITLLVRQISILAQTFPDNKDLFNASPFKTDEFYGQEVSGALLKLLDGQAIYNAADNGEDSEYWIYLVLVEPIN, encoded by the coding sequence ATGCCAATTAGCTTCGATCAATTTATAGAGCAGTCAGCGCTTGAGTTGAGCGAAAAGCAAGCTGCATTTAATTCAACGTTTCAGGCGGCCGTAGGCAACAACTCAAGGTATGAATACGATCTAGTCGAAGGGTGGATTAAGTTTGTAGACATTAAAACGAACAAGGAATTGCTTAAATACAAAATAGCTTCTGTAGGTTCATACAATACAATTCGTGGCACCTGGCAGTGGGCTTGGGCAAAAAAAGAACGCACAAAAGAAGAAATAACCTTACTCGTAAGGCAAATATCAATTCTAGCTCAGACTTTTCCTGACAATAAAGATCTATTCAACGCAAGTCCATTTAAAACAGATGAGTTCTATGGACAAGAAGTTTCAGGCGCTTTGCTTAAGCTTTTGGATGGACAAGCAATTTACAATGCAGCCGACAATGGAGAAGATAGTGAGTACTGGATTTACCTCGTCCTAGTTGAGCCAATTAACTAA
- a CDS encoding HNH endonuclease signature motif containing protein: protein MKDHYWYVGLDNDEFARRFRSRYKTLPNALLGQELYDKVDAMEEIHLQHRGKSEFGRAKIAELCGFCAQREDGTFKRPNYVAFNIAIAHISRQQHGYRSLGREGYLESDNTVIDERDIASMTTKYRPRTGGFKESVISTHGLECQVCGMKIKPLIEAAHIVPVALNGVDHFSNGIPLCPNHHAAFDRYLFAFDPVDQSVVFKDGLNYSVLGITKPKLVANVSTEALKIRYDLFQESNCGGVS from the coding sequence ATGAAAGATCATTATTGGTATGTAGGTCTTGACAATGATGAATTTGCTAGACGATTTAGGTCGCGTTACAAAACACTCCCTAATGCTTTATTGGGTCAAGAGCTTTACGACAAAGTTGATGCTATGGAGGAAATTCACCTTCAACATCGTGGCAAATCAGAATTTGGTAGAGCCAAAATTGCCGAGCTGTGTGGATTTTGTGCGCAAAGAGAGGATGGAACCTTCAAGCGGCCTAATTACGTGGCTTTTAATATTGCTATTGCCCATATTTCAAGACAACAGCACGGCTACAGATCTTTGGGAAGGGAAGGCTATTTAGAATCAGATAATACTGTCATCGACGAGCGTGATATTGCATCAATGACCACTAAATACCGCCCCAGGACTGGTGGTTTTAAAGAATCTGTTATCAGTACTCACGGCTTAGAATGTCAAGTTTGTGGGATGAAGATCAAGCCCTTGATAGAAGCTGCACATATTGTTCCTGTGGCCTTGAATGGTGTGGATCATTTCAGCAATGGCATACCTCTTTGCCCTAACCACCATGCTGCTTTTGATCGATACCTATTTGCCTTTGATCCAGTTGATCAATCAGTGGTCTTTAAAGATGGCTTGAATTACTCGGTGCTTGGAATCACCAAGCCAAAGTTAGTGGCCAACGTCAGTACTGAAGCTTTGAAAATCCGGTATGACCTTTTTCAGGAGAGCAACTGTGGCGGAGTGAGCTGA
- a CDS encoding tetratricopeptide repeat protein gives MNRPISISLMLGLLLQACGASSFVHLRIAEESLYKKGKESIVIEESTKALDIEESAEAYYMRGVAHNDLDNFAKAQEDLSSAIRMNSKVAKYHYVLGNNYDDQNEFKSAINSYSQAIEIQPKHINAIGNRALAKRSIGDLNGAIQDFSMAINIDPMHANNLRMRGNLKYQLNDFSSALDDYNKAASIDSKIADEKAWRSDIHADVLFDRGYALFRLERISEACSDWEESLALGNDDSSIPIKYYCQ, from the coding sequence ATGAATCGGCCTATCAGCATCTCATTAATGCTTGGACTTCTACTTCAGGCATGTGGGGCGTCGTCTTTTGTGCATTTGCGGATAGCCGAGGAAAGCTTGTATAAAAAAGGAAAAGAATCAATAGTGATCGAAGAATCGACTAAGGCATTAGATATCGAAGAAAGTGCAGAGGCTTATTACATGAGAGGGGTCGCTCATAATGATCTTGATAATTTCGCAAAGGCCCAGGAAGACTTGTCCAGCGCAATTAGAATGAATAGCAAAGTAGCTAAATATCACTACGTTCTAGGAAACAACTATGATGACCAGAATGAGTTCAAGTCAGCCATCAACTCTTATAGTCAAGCCATAGAAATCCAGCCTAAGCACATAAATGCCATTGGTAATAGGGCCCTTGCCAAGAGAAGTATTGGAGATTTGAATGGCGCGATTCAGGACTTCTCGATGGCTATAAACATCGATCCTATGCATGCAAATAATTTGCGTATGAGAGGCAATCTCAAATATCAATTAAATGATTTTAGCTCAGCGCTAGATGACTACAATAAGGCTGCTTCTATTGACTCTAAAATAGCGGATGAAAAAGCTTGGCGCTCCGATATTCATGCGGATGTCTTGTTTGACAGAGGGTATGCCCTGTTCAGACTTGAAAGAATAAGTGAGGCATGCAGTGACTGGGAAGAATCCCTTGCATTGGGAAATGATGATAGCTCAATACCCATTAAGTACTACTGCCAATAA